The genomic DNA CGATGCGCGGCGCGGGTGTAGTTCCGCTCCTCGCACAGCGCCAGGTAGGCGCGCAGATGACGCAGTTCCACATCCGCGGCGGCGATCAGGCGAACTTGATCTCGAAGCCGATGCCGAGGATGGCGATGATCCAGATCAGGCCGACGAAGATCGTGATCCGGTCGAGGTTCTTCTCCACCACGGTCGAACCGGACAGGCTGGCTTGCACACCACCGCCGAACAGGCTGGACAGGCCCCCGCCCTTCGCCCGATGCAGCAGCACGAGCAGCACCAGCAGGACGCTGGTGACGACCAGGAGGATATCCAGGAACATGCGCATGGGCGACAGTTTAAGCGGTGCCCGCGCCCGGACCCGCATCAGGTGATCGGCCGCGCCGGGCAGGCCGGTCCGAGCTACCGGGCGTCGAGGCCGGTCGTCGGTAGGATCGCGACATGTCGGCAAACCTGCTGCGCGTGGTTTGGATGCTGGCCGCGGCCGGATTGGCCGCCGCCTGCACCACCCAGCATCCCGTGGCGGCGGCGCAGACCCCGATGGGGCGAACCTTCGTCTCCACCAGGGTCATCGGGCCGCCGATTCCCGGTGGCGGCCCGCTGACCTTGACCTTCGCCGACGGGCGGGTGTCGGCCGAGGCGGGCTGCAACGCCAGCAGCGGCCCGGTCACCTTCGACGGCCCGGTGCTGCGGGTGACGGGATTGGCGACCACGATGATGGCGTGTCCGGGCGACCGCGGCGGCGCCGACGGCTGGCAGGTCGGCCTGCTGCAATCCGCACCCGTCTGGAAGCTGAACGGCGACACGCTCACCCTGATCGGGACCACCACCAGCGTCACGCTGGTGGACAAGAAGCGCGCCCAGCCCGACCGGCCGATCACCCGCACCACCTGGGTCGTCACCACGCTGCTGCGCCCGAACGGGCAGGTCCGCACGACCACGCTGGACGAGGTGCTGCCCACCCTCACCATCGCACCGGACGGCGCGGTCACCGGCGACGCGGGCTGCAATCGCATGACCGGCACCGCCGACCTGGCCGCCGACGGCGGCACCGCCACCTTCCGCGTGGCCACCACCAAGATGCTGTGCGCGCCCGAGGTGATGGATGTGGAACGGCAGGTGCTCGAGGCGCTCGACGGCGAGACCCGGCTCGACGTCGACTCCGACACCCTGACCATCAGGAATACCGGCAACAACACCGGGCTGATCTTGCGCGCCGAGTGAAAACGAGACGGGCGCCGGTGCCAGGCAACATTATTGGAGACGTGATCAACGAACGGGAAGCAGAACTCGATCGCCGGTTCCGGGACGCGGTGGTGGCGGCGACGCCCGGCCCGCGCCACGTCGGCACCGGCCCCCTCCGCCCGGACAGCCCCTACACCGGGTCCACCGTCCTGGCGCTGTTCGAGGCGCAGGCCACCAGCCGACACCTCGACCTGGCCGCGCGGCGGCTGACGGCCGCGGGCCGCGGGTACTACAGCATCGGGTCCTCCGGCCACGAGGGGAATGTCGTGCTGGCGGCGGCGACCCGGCCCACCGATCCCGCGCTGCTGCACTATCGTTCGGGCGCGTTCTTCGTGCGGCGCTGCGGGCAGGTGCCCGGCCTCGACCCGATCCGTGACGTGCTGCTGGGGGTGGTGGCCGCGATCGAGGACCCGATCTCCGGCGGGCGGCACAAGGTGTTCGGCTCGCATCCGGCCGCGGTGATCCCGCAGACCTCCACCATCGCCTCGCATCTGCCGCGCGCGGTGGGGCTCGGTTTCGCGCTCGACCGCGCGGCCCGGCTGGGCCGACAGACCGAGTGGCCCGCGGACGCGATCGTGCTGTGCACCTTCGGCGACGCCTCGGCCAATCATTCGACGGCCACCGGCGCGATCAACTCGGCCGTGCACACCGCGTATCAGAAGGTGCCGATGCCGGTGCTGTTCGTGTGCGAGGACAACGGCATCGGCATCAGCGTGCCCACTCCCCCGGACTGGATCGCGCACGCCTACGGGTCGCGGCCGGGGCTGCGCTACTTCGACGCCGACGGGTCCGATCTGCTCGAGGCGCTGACCGTGGCGGCCGAGGCCGCGGCCTGGGTGCGCGAACATCGAGCGCCCGCCTTTCTGCGGCTGCGCACCGTGCGGCTGCTCGGCCACGCCGGGTCGGATGTGGAGTCGGCGTATCGCCGCGCCACCGACATCACCGGCGAGATGGGCCGCGATCCGGTCGCGGCCACGGCGCGGCTGCTGGTCACCGCCGGGGTGGCCACGCCGGAGGAGGTGCTGGCCCACTACGACGCGATCGGCGCACAGGTCGCCGAGACCGCCGAAAAGGTCTCCGGCGCGGCGAAACTCGACTCGGCCGCGGCGGTCACCGCGCCGCTCGCGCCGCACCATCCGGACCGGGTGCGCGCCGATGCGACCCGGTCGGCGGCGAATCCCGGTGCGCACGAACAGGTTCCGATGACGCTCGCGCAGTCGGTCAATCACACGCTGGGCGAGCTGCTGGAGCGCGACGGCGACCTGCTGGTGTTCGGCGAGGATGTCGGGCGCAAGGGCGGGGTGTACGGCGTGACCAAGGGGTTACAGAAAACCTTCGGCCGCCGACGGGTTTTCGACACGCTGCTGGACGAGCAGAGCCTGCTCGGGACCGCCCTCGGGGCCGGGCTGGCCGGGTTCGTGCCGATTCCGGAGATCCAGTATCTGGCCTACGTGCACAATGCGATCGACCAGATCCGGGGCGAGGCGGCCACGCTGCAATTCTTCTCCGGGGGGCGCTACCGCAACCCGATGGTGGTGCGGATCGCGGGCTTCGCGTATCAGAAGGGGTTCGGCGGGCACTTCCACAACGACAATTCCGTTGCGGCGCTGCGCGATATCCCGGGCGTGGTGGTCGCCGCCCCCGCCCGCGCCGACGACGCCGCGGCCCTGCTGCGCACCTGCGTGTCGGCGGCCCGGGTGGACGGGCGGGTGTGCGTGTTCCTGGAGCCGATCGCGCTGTATCACACCCGCGACCTGTACGCGCCCGGCGACGACGGCTGGCTCGCCGCACCCGACGGGGACACCGTCGACATCGGCCGCGCCCGGGTCTACGGCGACGGCGGCGACCTCACCATCGTCTCCTTCGCCAACGGCGTCCCGATGAGCCTGCGCGCCGCCCGCCGCCTCGCCGACCGCGGCATCGATGCCCGCGTCGTCGACCTCCGCTGGCTCGCCCCCCTCCCCGTCGACGACCTCCTGCACCACGCCCGCGCCACCGGCCGCGTCCTGATCGCCGACGAAACCCGCCGCAGCGGCGGCGTCTCCGAATCGATCACCGCCGCCCTCCTCGACGCCGGCTTCGACGGCCCCATCACCCGAGTAACCAGCGCCGACAGCTTCGTCCCCCTGGGCCCCGCCACCGCCACAGTCCTCCTCGACGACCCCACCATCGAAGCCGCCGCCGGAAAACTCCTGGCAGAAGGAGACCACACCCCCTGACCATTCCCGGTCCCGGCGTGGTTCATCCCTGCCCCGGCACACGGTTCATCCCTGGCCCCGGCACGCTTTTGGCCGGGGCCAGGGTTTGTCACCGCGGGGTGACCGTAGTCGGTAGTGCTGCGAAGCCGCGGTTGTTGGAGGAGTGGATGCGGCGGAGGGCGTTGGGGTCGATGTCGTAATCGCTGATGCGGGTGGTGATTTCCTCGAGGGCTATGCGGAGTTCCAGGGCGCCGAGGTTCGAGCCCAGGCAGTGGTGGCGGCCGCTGCCGTAGACCAGCGAGGCGCGGGTGTCGCGGTCCAGGTCGAATACGTCGGGGCGGTCGAACACCTCCGGGTCCCGGTTGGCGGAACCGGCGACCAGCAGCATGCGGGCCCCGGACGGTATGGTGACCCCGTGCAACTCGACCGCTTCGGTGGTGGTGCGCAGGTGGGTCTGGGTCGCCGGGTCGTACCGCATGCCCTCCGCGATCCAGTCATCGACGCGCCCACCGAAGGCCGCGCGCCGCTGCTCGGGATGGTGCCAGGCGGTGTGCCAGAGGTTGCCGAGGGTCAGCATCACGGTCTCGACACCCGCGCCCACCAGCAGGATCAGCACGCCCACGATCTCCTCGGGGGTGAGCCGGTCGTCGCCGTCGGCCGCATCGAGCAGGCCCGACAGCAGGTCGTCCCCGCGATTGCGGGCGCGTTCGACGGTCAGCTCGGTGTAGTAGCCGACCAGTTCGCCGATCGCCTGCACGGCCTCCGGGCGCAGATCGGTGGACTGCTCCTCGGTGTACATGATCTGCATGCCGATCTTGCGGATTCGCTCCCGGTCCGTCTCCGGCACCCCGACCAGCTCACAGATCACCTCGGTCGGGAACGGGGCCGCGAACTCCGACATCAGATCGAAGCTGCCCCGCTCGATCAGCGGGTCGAGCAGGCCGCGGGCGATCTCGCGCAGCCGCGGCTCCAGCGCCTGCACCCGCGGCTGGGTGAACGCCCGCTGCACCAGCCCGCGCAGCCGGGTGTGCTCGGGCGGATCCATGGCCACGAACGAGAAGAACCGCGCGGCCTGCGGACCCCAGAACATCGGCTCCATCCGCATGCCGTTGGCGCTGGAGAAGCGGTCCGAATCGCGCAGCGCCGCCAGCACATCGGCGTGCCGCGACAGCGCCCAGAAGTCGTCGGTCTCGTTCCGGTAGACCGGGGCCTGCTCCCGCAGCCGTGCATAGTACGGATACGGATCCGCGTGCACGTCGAAATCGTAAGGGCTGTACCGCAATTCCATATCGGGCCTTCCGAACGGCGTGACCGGCGTCGCTACCGGTCTCCCCACGCGAGCTGACAGGATGATCACATTTCGAACCGACAGGATGACATTAGCCGAGCCGAACCGGTAGTCGAGACGAAAGAGGACATCATGGACCCCGAGATCGCACCGCCGGGCATCGACGTGACCAAGCCGCACCCGGCCCGCCGCTACGACTACTGGCTGGGCGGCAAGGACAATTGGGAGGCCGACCGGGAGTCGGCCGACATGGTGGCCGGGGCGTTTCCGACGGTCCAGTTCGCCGCCCTGGAGAATCGCAACTTTCTGCGCCGGGTGGTGACCTTCCTGGCCGGTGAGGCGGGCATCCGGCAGTACCTCGACATCGGCGCGGGCCTGCCGACGGTGGGGAACGTGCACGAGATCGCCCAGGACATCGCGCCCGCATCGCGCATCGTGTACGTCGACAACGATCCGATCGTGGCCATCCACGCCCGCAGCCTGCTCGACAGCACAGCCGACGGCCGCACGGCCTATGTCGAGGCCGATGTGCGCGATCCGGAGGACATCCTGTCCCGGCCCGAGGTGATCGAGACCCTCGACTTCACCCGGCCGGTGGCCCTGATCCTGGCCGCGGTCATGCATTTCGTCGTCGACGAGGAGCGCCCGTACGAGAAGGTCCGGCGGCTGTCGGACGCGCTGCCCTCCGGCAGCTACCTGGTCATGAGCCACGCCACCAGCGACCACCTCACCGAGGAGGAACTGGTCGAGAGCGAAGAGGCCAACCAGCGCAGCGGCATCCCGTTCCAGCTCCGCTCCACCGCGGAGTTCAGCCGCTTCTTCGACGGCTACGAGCTGGTGCCACCGGGCATCGGCTCGATCATGACCTGGCGGCCGGAGGGCTGGAAGGCCCATCCCCGGCCCGAGGCGGTGTCGATGCTGGGGGCGGTGGCGCGGATTCCGTGATCAGTCGGCCCGGTACCGCAGTGCGGTACCGGGCCGACTTTGCCTGTGCCTCAGCGCATTACGCCATCAGGGCAGTGGGCCGCCCGCGGCGATCGCGGACAGGGTGGCGAACTCGTCGCCCTTGAGCGATGCGCCGCCGACGAGAGCGCCGTCGATATCGGTCTGCGCGACCAGCTCGCCGACGTTCTTGGCGTTCACCGAACCGCCGTACAGCACGCGGACGGTGGCCGCGACCTCCGGGGAGGCCAGCTCGGCCAGTTCGGCGCGCAGCGCCCCGCACACCTCCTGCGCGTCGGCGGGGGTGGCGACCCGGCCGGTGCCGATGGCCCACACCGGTTCGTAGGCGATGACGACCTTCGCGATCTCCTCCGCGCTCAGGCCCTTCAGCGAACCCCGCAGCTGCTCGAGGTTGTACTGCACATGGGTCTGCGACTCGCGGATGTTGAGGCCCTCACCGATGCACACGATCGGGGTGATGCCGTTCTTCAGCGCCTGCCTGGTCTTGGCCAGCACGGTGGCGTCGTCCTCGTTGTGGTACTGACGCCGTTCCGAGTGACCCACCACCACGAAGGTGCAGCCCAGCTTGGCCAGCATGGAGGCGCTGATCTCGCCGGTGTAGGCGCCCGCGTCGTGCACCGAGACGTCCTGCGCGCCGAAGGTGACCAGCAGCCGGTCGCCCTCCACCAGCGTCTGCACGCTGCGGATGTCGGTGAACGGCGGGATCACCGTGACGTCGACCTTGTCGAAGTACTTGTCCGGCAACGCGAAGGCGATCTTCTGCACCAGGGCGATGGCCTCGAGGTGGTTGAGGTTCATCTTCCAGTTGCCGGCGATCAACGGTTTCCGAGCCACGGATCAATCCTCCAGAATGCTGATGCCGGGAAGTTCCTTGCCCTCCAGGAACTCCAGCGACGCGCCGCCGCCGGTGGAGATGTGCGAGAAACCGTCCTCCGGCAGACCCAGGGTGCGCACGGCCGCGGCCGAATCGCCGCCGCCGACCACCGTGAACGCGCCCTTACCGGTGGCGGCCACGATGGCCTCGGCCACGCCGCGGGTGCCCGCGGCGAAGTTCTCGAACTCGAACACGCCCATCGGGCCGTTCCAGAAGATCGTCTTCGCCTCGGTGAGCAGCGCCGCGAACCGCTTGACCGACTCCGGACCCACGTCCAGGCCCATCCAGCCCTCGGGAATCTCGTTGGCGGGCACGACCTTCGAGTCCGCGTCGGCGGCGAACCGGTCGGCCGCCACGATGTCCACCGGCAGGTGGATGACGTCGGCGAAGCGGTCCAGCAGGTCCTTGCAGGTGTCGATCATCTCCGCCTGCAGCAGCGAGGTGCCCACCGGAAGGCCCTGGGCCGCAAGGAAGGTGAAGCACATGCCGCCGCCGATGACGAGCGTGTCGACCTTGGGGGCCAGCGCCTCGATGACCGCCAGCTTGTCGGAGACCTTGGAGCCGCCGAGCACGACCGCGTAGGGCCGCTCCGGGTCGGCGGTCAGCTTCCGCAGCACCTCGACCTCGGCCGCGACCAGGGTGCCCGCGTAGTGCGGCAGCAGCTTGGCCACGTCGTAGACCGACGCCTGCTTGCGGTGCACCACACCGAAACCGTCGGAGACGAACGCGCCGTCCTCGCCGACCAATTCGACCAGGGCGCGGGCCAGCTTGCCGCGTGCGGCGTCGTCCTTACTGGTCTCGCGCGGGTCGAAGCGGATGTTCTCCAGCAGCAGCACGTCGCCGTCGGTGAGGCCCTCGGAGCGGGCCAGCGCGTCCTGGCCGACCACGTCACCGGCGAGCTGGACATTGCGGCCCAGCTCCTCCGACAGCCGGGCCGCCACGGGGGCCAGCGACAGCGCCGGATCCGGTTCGCCCTTCGGACGGCCCAGGTGCGCGGTGACGATCACCTTCGCGCCCGCCTCGGCCAGCGCCCTGATGGTCGGCACCGATGCCACGATGCGGCCCGGGTCGGTGATCGTGCCGTTGTCGAGGGGGACGTTCAGGTCGGAGCGCACCAGCACGCCCCGACCCTCGACACCCTCGTTCAGGAGATCCTGGAGTGTCTTGACTGCCATGGACTTACAGCGACTTGCCGACGAGGCCGACCAGATCGGCGAGGCGGTTGGAGTAGCCCCACTCGTTGTCGTACCAGGCGTACACCTTCACCTGGTCGTCGATGACCTTGGTCAGCGGGGCGTCGAAGATCGACGAGTGCGGGTCGGTGACGATGTCGCTGGAGACGATCGGGTCCACGCTGTACTTCAGGATGCCCTTCAGCGGGCCCTCGGCCGCCGCCTTGAACGCGGCGTTGATCTCCTCGACCGTCGCCTTCTTGGCCAGGTCCGCGGTCAGGTCGGTGATCGAACCGGTGGGCACCGGCACGCGCAGCGAGTAGCCGTCCAGCTTGCCGTTCAGCTCCGGCAGCACCAGGCCGATGGCCTTGGCCGCACCGGTGCTGGTCGGCACGATGTTCAGCGCGGCGGCGCGGGCGCGGCGCAGATCCTTGTGCGGGCCGTCCTGCAGATTCTGATCCTGGGTGTAGGCGTGGATCGTGGTCATCAGGCCCTTGACGATGCCGAATTCGTCGTTGAGCACCTTGGCCAGCGGGCCGAGGCAGTTGGTGGTGCAGGACGCGTTGGAGATGATGTTCTGGCTGCCGTCGTACTTGTCGTCGTTGACGCCCATCACGATGGTGACGTCCTCGCCCTTGGCGGGCGCGGAGATGATCACCTTCTTGGCGCCCGAAGCGAGGTGGCCCTTGGCCTTGGTGGCGTCGGTGAAGATGCCGGTCGACTCGACGACCACGTCGACGCCCAGGTCGCCCCACGGCAGCGCGGACGGGCCCTCCTTGATGGCCAGCGCCTTGATCCGCTGGTCACCGACCACGATGGTGTCGTCGCCGTCGAGCGAGACGTCCTGCGGCAGGCGGCCCAGGATGGAGTCGTACTTGAGCAGCGTCGCCAGCGTGGCATTGTCGGTGAGGTCGTTGACCGCGACGATCTCGATGTCCGTGGTGCCGAGCGCCTTCTGCGCCTCGACCGCCCTGAAGAAGTTACGTCCGATGCGGCCGAAGCCGTTGATGCCTACCCGGACAGTCACGTTATCGCTCCTCAGCTTTCAAGCGGATTCGTTCCGTTGCAGGTCCACCCTAATGCCCGCCTGTCACGGCACTGAGCATGCCCCTGCTCACAATGGAGTACCCGGTGTGACCCGAGCCGTCCGGTCCGGCCCGCGGATACCCGGGCCGGACCGGCGCACTATGGCCTCGGTGACCTCACTCGCCACCGAATTCGGTTCGGGTACCGCGATCGAGCACCTGCAGCATAAGGTCTTTCAGCTCGGCGTTCGACTCGTCCAACGACCGCTGACCGCCCCGCAGTATCGCGATCTCGCCGAACAGGCGCTCGTTGGTCGCGTCGCACTTGGCAATGTGCTCGTCCAGCTTCTTCGACATCTCCCAGGTCCGCTGCCCCAACGCATTGGTCACATTCCGCTGCACCTCGGCCTTCACCTCCAAGGTGTCGACCTTCGTACCCAGTCCGTCGACCTTCGTCTCCAACGCGTCGAACCGCCGCCCGTTCTCCTCGTGGTGCATGTCGACCTTCGCGTCGAGGCTTCCCAATCTCGCGTCCATCTTGGCGCTGAGTGCGTGGACTGCCGCGAGCACCGACCGCCCCTCGCTTCGGTCCGCTTCCAGTGCCGCCACCCTCGCCTCCAGCTGAGCCCATGTCGTCATCGTCGATCCCCCTTGATGTTCGGCAACTACTGCTTCGGCGGGGTCGAAGCTACCGCATGGGGGCGACATCGATGGGGCTTGCGGGGGTGGGCTGTGGATAACCCGGGGGCTGTGGATGATTCGGTATCCGGAAACGGAAAACCGCCGCCGCGCAAGGGGATTCGCGCGGCGGCGGTTACCGGGTGGTCGGTATTCGTCAGGCGTCCTCGAGTAGTTCCGCGGTGACGGCGGATTCGGTGTCGGGGATGCCCAGTTCCTTGGCGCGGCGGTCGGCCATGGACAGCAGGCGGCGGATGCGGCCCGCGACAGCGTCTTTCGTCATGGGCGGGTCGGCGAGCTGACCCAGCTCCTCGAGGGAGGCCTGGCGGTGCTGGACGCGCAGGCGACCGGCGGCGGCCAGGTGGTCGGGAACGTCGTCGCCGAGGATCTCCAGCGCGCGTTCCACCCGGGCGGCCGCGGCGACCGCGGCGCGGGCCGAGCGGCGCAGGTTGGCGTCGTCGAAATTGGCCAGGCGGTTGGCCGTGGCGCGCACCTCGCGGCGCATGCGCCGCTCCTCCCAGGTGAGCCGGGTGTCCTGCGCGCCCATCCGGGTGAGCAGCGCGCCGATGGCCTCGCCGTCGCGCACCACCACCCGATCGGTGCCGCGCACCTCGCGGGCCTTGGCCGAGATGCCCATCCGCCGCGCCGCGCCGACCAGCGCCAGCGCCGCCTCGGGCCCCGGGCAGCTCACCTCCAGCGCCGAGGAGCGCCCCGGCTCGGTCAGCGAGCCGTGTGCGAGAAACGCCCCGCGCCAGGCGGCCTCGGCGTCGGCGATGCTGCCGCCGACCACCTGCGCGGGCAGCCCGCGCACCGGGCGGCCGCGCACATCGAGCAGACCGGTCTGGCGGGCCAACGCCTCGCCCTCCTTGGACACCCGCACCACGTACCGGGAGGTCTTGCGCAGCCCGCCCGCGCCGAGGACGTGCACATCCGACCCGTAGCCGTACAGCTCGAAGATCTCCCGGCGCAACCGCCGAGCGATCGAGCCCATGTCGACCTCGGCTTCGACGATCACTCTGCCGCCGACGATGTGCAGGCCGCCGGCGAACCGGAGTAGCGCCGACAGTTCCGCCTTGCGTGAGCTCACCTGCGAGACGGAGAGACGGCTCAGCTCGTCCTTCACCTCGGCTGTCATCGCCACGAGACCCGCTCCTTTCCACCCAACGCGGACCGCACCTGCTGGCCCAGATGCCGTCCTTCGACTCGAAGCCCTGCTGATTCCGGCCGAGGTTGCCGGATCACCTGATCCAGTGCGGCGGCAAGCTTTCCAGGGTGGTGCCGGTCCGTCCCCGCCTCGGCGACATCAGCGAAGGTTACTCGCGCTCGCAGCTGTTCGGCAGCTCTTGCCACATGTTCGCGTTCCCTACCCTCCGGTACGGAGCCGGAGTCGACCAGCACGTCGTCGACCGCGAAATCCGGTGCGTGCTGGGACAATACATGCAGGTGCCGTTCGGCGGAGAATCCCGCCGTCTCGCCGGGTTCGGCAGCCAGATTGAGTACCAGGACCTTTCGGCCCCGGGTGTGTACCAGCGCCTCCCGCAGGCCCGGCACGAGCACGTGCGGGATCACGCTGGTGAACCAGGACCCCGGGCCGAGCACCACCACGTCGGCGTGTTCGATGGCCGAGGTCGCCTCCGGGCTGGCCGGCGGGTCGGACGGGATCAGCCGCACCCGCCGCACCTTGCCCGGCGTGGTCGCCACCGCCACCTGACCCCGGATGCACCGGCTCACCCGCGGATCGGCCTCCAGGCCGGACACATCCGCCTCGATGGTGAGCGCGGTCGGCGACATCGGCAGCACCCGGCCGGTGCAGCCCAGGATCCGGCCCGCCTCGTCGAGCGCGGCCACCGGATCGCCCAGCACCTCGGTCAGGCCCGCCAGGATCAGATTGCCGACCGAATGCCCGGCCAGCGCCCCGGTGCCGCCGAAGCGGTGCTGCACGGTGCGCGCCCACAGCCCGTCGTTCTCCTCGGCGAGCGCGGCCAGCGCCATGCGCAGGTCGCCGGGCGGCAGCATGCCGAGTTCGGCGCGTAGCCGCCCGGACGAACCGCCGTCGTCGGCGACGGTCACCACCGCGGTGATGGCGCGGGTCAGCCGCCGCGCCGCGGTCAGGGTCGCGTACAGCCCGTGTCCACCGCCCAGCGCGACGATCGCGGGCGTCGTCTGGCGTTCGGTCATTCGCGCCCCAGGTCCCGATGGACCACGCGCACCACGTCCCCGGCGGACGTGCCCGCGCCGGCCTCGCCGAGCGCCTCACCCAGCGCCTCGGCGATCGCCACGCTGCGGTGTTTTCCTCCCGTGCAGCCCACTGCCACGGTCATGTATCGCTTCCCCTCTTGGCGGTACCCGCTGGTCGTCAGGTCGATCAGATGCCGGCAGGTCCGCAGGTAGTCTTCGGCTCCCGGGCGGGACAGCACGTATTCGCTGACCACCGCGTCCTGTCCTGTGTGCTCACGTAATTCCGGTACCCAATGCGGATTGGGCAGGAAACGCACATCAAACACCATGTCGGCGTCCAGCGGTACTCCGTACTTGAAACCGAACGATTGGATTGTGACTTGCAGGGCGGTGCGCACCCCGCCGCCGTAGGCCTCCTCCAGCTTGCGGTGCAGCTGGTGCACCGACAGCGCGGTGGTGTCGATGACCAGGTCGGCGGCGGTCTTCACCGACGCCAGGCGGGACCGCTCGGCGGCGATGCCCGCCGACAGGGTGCCGTCGGCGCTCTCGCTCTGTAACGGGTGCCGGCGACGGGCGAAACCGAACCGGCGGATCAGTACATCGTCGGACGCCTCGAGGAACAGTACCCGGGTGCCGACGCCCGCGGCGCGCAACTCCTCGGTCACCGCCGACAGGTCGCCGGTGAAAAAGCGGCTGCGCACGTCCATGACCAGGGCGAGCCTGCGGATCGGCGGATCGGCCGACGCGCCGAGCTCGACCAGCCGGCCGATCAGCTCGGGCGGCAGGTTGTCGGCGACGTACCAGCCGAGGTCCTCGAGCACCCGGGCCGCCGTGCCGCGCCCGGCGCCGGACAGTCCGGTCACGATGACGACCTCGACCTGGCTGCCGCTCCCCTGGGCGGGGCCGGGTCGGGACGCGTCGGCCGCCGGCCGCGTGTGCGCTGCCGACGACGAGTTTCCCGCGCTGCTGTTCGATTCGACGCTGGTCATGTCCTACCGGATCCGTGTCTGCCTGTCACTCGATCATCCTGCCCTGCTGACGCCCCCGATCGGGGATACACGCGGCAGGCGCAACCGAGACGTGACTGATTCAACCTGTCCCGACGGTATGTATCGGGCTCGTTCGTGGCGTGTCCGACGAATGTCGCGCGCGGACCGGCCTATTCACCGTTGAGGGCCGCGAGCACCGCTTTCGCGGTCGCCACCCCGATTCCCGGCACCTCGATGATCTCCTCCACCGTAGCGTCCTTGAGCCGCGCGACCGAACCGAAGTGCGTGACCAGCGCGGCGCGCCGCGAGTCGCCGAGCCCGCGGACCGAGTCCAGCGCCGAGGCGGTCATGCGCCGGGAGCGCTTGCTGCGGTGGAAGGTGATGGCGAACCGGTGCGCCTCGTCGCGCACCCGCTGCAGCAGATACAGCGATTCGCTGTTGCGCGGCATGATCACCGGATCCGGCTCGCCCGGCACCCACACCTCTTCCAGCCGCTTGGCCAGGCCGATGACGGCCACATCGGTGATGCCGAGCTCGTCGAGGACCTCGGCGGCCGCGTTCACCTGCGGGGCGCCGCCGTCGACGACGTAGAGGTTGGGCGGATAGGCGAACTTGCGCGGCTTGCCGGTGCGCGGGTCGATGCCGGGGGGCAGATCGCCCGCCATGTCCTCGGTCTCGGCGGCCTCGGTGGTGGTGTCGGGTTCGGCGGGCGTGTCGCGCTCGCGGCGCAGCCGCTGGAACCGCCGCCGGGTGACCTCGGCGATGCTGCCCACGTCGTCGGAGCGGCCCTCG from Nocardia terpenica includes the following:
- the whiA gene encoding DNA-binding protein WhiA, whose product is MAMTAEVKDELSRLSVSQVSSRKAELSALLRFAGGLHIVGGRVIVEAEVDMGSIARRLRREIFELYGYGSDVHVLGAGGLRKTSRYVVRVSKEGEALARQTGLLDVRGRPVRGLPAQVVGGSIADAEAAWRGAFLAHGSLTEPGRSSALEVSCPGPEAALALVGAARRMGISAKAREVRGTDRVVVRDGEAIGALLTRMGAQDTRLTWEERRMRREVRATANRLANFDDANLRRSARAAVAAAARVERALEILGDDVPDHLAAAGRLRVQHRQASLEELGQLADPPMTKDAVAGRIRRLLSMADRRAKELGIPDTESAVTAELLEDA
- a CDS encoding gluconeogenesis factor YvcK family protein, with protein sequence MTERQTTPAIVALGGGHGLYATLTAARRLTRAITAVVTVADDGGSSGRLRAELGMLPPGDLRMALAALAEENDGLWARTVQHRFGGTGALAGHSVGNLILAGLTEVLGDPVAALDEAGRILGCTGRVLPMSPTALTIEADVSGLEADPRVSRCIRGQVAVATTPGKVRRVRLIPSDPPASPEATSAIEHADVVVLGPGSWFTSVIPHVLVPGLREALVHTRGRKVLVLNLAAEPGETAGFSAERHLHVLSQHAPDFAVDDVLVDSGSVPEGREREHVARAAEQLRARVTFADVAEAGTDRHHPGKLAAALDQVIRQPRPESAGLRVEGRHLGQQVRSALGGKERVSWR
- the rapZ gene encoding RNase adapter RapZ — protein: MTSVESNSSAGNSSSAAHTRPAADASRPGPAQGSGSQVEVVIVTGLSGAGRGTAARVLEDLGWYVADNLPPELIGRLVELGASADPPIRRLALVMDVRSRFFTGDLSAVTEELRAAGVGTRVLFLEASDDVLIRRFGFARRRHPLQSESADGTLSAGIAAERSRLASVKTAADLVIDTTALSVHQLHRKLEEAYGGGVRTALQVTIQSFGFKYGVPLDADMVFDVRFLPNPHWVPELREHTGQDAVVSEYVLSRPGAEDYLRTCRHLIDLTTSGYRQEGKRYMTVAVGCTGGKHRSVAIAEALGEALGEAGAGTSAGDVVRVVHRDLGRE
- the gap gene encoding type I glyceraldehyde-3-phosphate dehydrogenase, yielding MTVRVGINGFGRIGRNFFRAVEAQKALGTTDIEIVAVNDLTDNATLATLLKYDSILGRLPQDVSLDGDDTIVVGDQRIKALAIKEGPSALPWGDLGVDVVVESTGIFTDATKAKGHLASGAKKVIISAPAKGEDVTIVMGVNDDKYDGSQNIISNASCTTNCLGPLAKVLNDEFGIVKGLMTTIHAYTQDQNLQDGPHKDLRRARAAALNIVPTSTGAAKAIGLVLPELNGKLDGYSLRVPVPTGSITDLTADLAKKATVEEINAAFKAAAEGPLKGILKYSVDPIVSSDIVTDPHSSIFDAPLTKVIDDQVKVYAWYDNEWGYSNRLADLVGLVGKSL